The following DNA comes from Streptomyces sp. NBC_00273.
AATGTCCGGACTGATCGATACCACGGAGATGTATCTCCGCACCATCCTCGAGCTGGAAGAGGAAGGCGTGGTCCCCATGCGCGCCCGGATCGCCGAGCGGCTCGACCAGAGCGGTCCGACGGTGAGCCAGACGGTGGCGCGCATGGAGCGGGACGGCCTGGTGGCCGTCGCCAGCGACCGGCACCTCGAACTGACGGAGGAGGGCCGCCGACTGGCCACGCGCGTCATGCGCAAGCACCGGCTCGCGGAGTGCCTGCTCGTCGACGTCATCGGCCTGGAGTGGGAGCAGGTGCACGCGGAGGCCTGCCGTTGGGAGCACGTGATGAGCGAGGCGGTGGAACGGCGGGTGCTGGAGCTGCTGCGCCACCCGACCGAGTCGCCGTACGGGAACCCGATCCCGGGGCTGGAGGAGCTGGGTGAGAAGGCCGAGGCCGACCCGTTCCTGGAGGACGGCATGGTCAGCCTGTCCGAGCTCGACGCGGGAACCGAGGGCAAGACCGTGGTCGTCCGGCGGATCGGTGAGCCGATCCAGACGGACGCCCAGCTGATGTACACGCTCCGGCGGGCGGGCGTGCAGCCCGGCTCGGTGGTGAGCGTGACCGAGTCCCCGGGGGGTGTGCTGGTCGGCAGTGGTGGTGAGGCCGCCGAGCTGGACGTGGAGGTCGCCTCGCACGTGTTCGTGGCGAAGCGCTGATCTCCGGCCCGTCGGCGTTCGCGTCGGCGGGGATACGTCCGGTGGATCGGCCCGTACGAGCCGTGCCCCGCGGGGCCTGCCCCACGGGTCGTGACCCGTACGGATGACCAGCCCCTGGTGTGGGCGGTCCCGGCGCCTTTCGGCGCCGGGACCGGTCCTCCCCTTGTGACCTGGAGCCCCGAGCTCTCAAGGTCGTCCCCTCGGACCGTCTTCCCCGAGCGGCCCGCCTCCCTGTTGAAAGGATCTCCATCGGCAGCGGCTGTCAATCCTTGAGCAAGGTCACTCGAAAGAGCGGTGTTGTGGGCGAGAAACCCGTTTTCGAATGCGGGTTCGATAGTCTGGCGGGGAGCGAAGGGGGTGCATCTGCGGTGGTACAGCGCGTCGATGTGACAGGGGCCGAAGGCGTCCGCCTGGCCGCCTGGGAGTTCCGCGAAGCAGAAGCCGAGCCCGACACCCGCCCCGGAGCGCTGTTACTGCACGGTCTGATGGGTCGCGCCTTCCACTGGGCCGGCACCGCCCGCTGGCTCCGCGAGCGCCGCCGCGTCGTGGCCCTGGACCAGCGCGGACACGGCCAGAGCGCCCGCCCGCCCGCCGCCCCCGACGGCACCCCGACCTCCCTGGGCCGCGAGGCCTTCGTGGCCGACGCCGAAGCGGCCGTCGAGCAGCTCGGCCTCGCCCCCGTGACGCTGATCGGCCACTCCATGGGCGCGCTCACCGCCTGGCAGCTCGCGGCCCGCCGCCCGGACCTGGTCGAAGCCGTGGTCATCTGCGACATGCGGGCCTCCGCCCTGGGCGCGGCCTCCCAGCAGGAATGGGAGGACTGGTTCCACCATTGGCCCCTGCCCTTCCCCACCCAGGACGCGGCCCGCCGCTGGTTCGGCGAGGACGACCCCCGGGTGGAACGCCCCGATCCCGGCCGCGGTGCCTTCTTTGCCGAGGTCATGCACGAGGCCTCGGACGGCTGGCGCCCGGTCTTCTCCCGCCGCCAGATGCTGACGGCCCGCGAGACCTGGGTCCACGACGCCCACTGGGAGGAGCTCGCCCAGGTCCGCTGTCCGACCCTGGTGGTCCGCGGTCTCGACGGCGAACTGGGTCGGGCCGAGGCCCAGGAAATGGTCCGCGTCCTCCCGGCCGGCCAGTACGCGGAAATCCCCGACGCGGGTCACTACCTCCACTACGACCAGCCGACGGCCTGGCGCGAGGTCCTGGAACCCTTCCTCGACGGGATCAAGGCCGAAGCCCCCTGACCACCCGTCGGCTCCGCCCCGGCGCCGGCTGTCGCACCGACAACGGCCCCGGGGCTCTGCCCGACGGGCGGGGCGGGCGGCGGTTCGGTTGAGCACGGGTCGGTCCCAGTTCGGAGGGTCTGCTCAGGCGGGGCCGAAAGGCCAGAACATCGTGACCTGCGGACACCTCGTCGAGCGGCCTGAGCACACCGCCGCGGCGTGAGCCGGAGGGCGCGCCTAGCCCGCCTATCCTGCGGGGGTGAATCATCCGATTGAACTCGTCATATTCGACTGCGACGGCGTATTGGTCGACAGCGAACGCATAGCCGTGCGCGTGGATGCCCTTGTCCTGGCCGAACTGGGGTGGAACCTGACCGAAGCCGAGATCGTCGACCGATTCATGGGCCGCTCAAGCCAGTCGATGACGGAGGAGATAGAGGCCCACCTCGGGCACGGTCTGCCGGCCGACTGGGAGGAGGAGTTCAAGCCGCTCTACCGCGACGCCCTGGCAGCCGAGCTCACCCCTGTCCCCGGCATCGTCGACGCCCTCGATGCGCTCACGCACCTCCCCACCTGCGTGGCTTCCAGCGGGAGCCACGACAAGATGCGTTTCACATTGGGAATCACCGGCCTCTACCAACGCTTCGAAGGCAGTATCTTCAGCGCCACCGAGGTCGAGCACGGCAAACCAGCACCCGATCTGTTCCTCCACGCCGCGCAGCAGATGGGCGTCGCGCCCGAGGCATGCGCCGTGGTCGAGGACAGCCAATACGGTCTGCAGGCAGCCCGAGCCGCAGGGATGCGCGCATTCGCCTACGCCGGGGGAATGACTCCCGCGCGGCGACTCGAAGGCCCCGACACCGTCATCTTCGACGACATGCGCAAACTGCCCGACCTCCTCACCGATTCGTGACCACCATCTCCCCGGCCTCACCGGCCACAGGAATCGAAACCTCGAGTCAGAAGGATTCGTACGTCCAGATCAGGGCGACCTCAGAGTCGTTCACCGCGATCGGACCTGCATCCCAGCGGCTTCGACTGAGCGGGTTCGTCCCGCTGACCGGCTGCTCGTAGGAGTTCGGCTGCTCGCCTTCCCAGGACCGTCAGCGACTTGGCCGCCGAGCGCGGGAGTTCACGGCTGGAGCATTCAGGCTCGAGATGCGCCCTAGAAGGTGCCGAGCGAAGCTAAAGAAGGACATGTGTGGAAGCCGACCAATGCGTCCCGCTCGGGGACGAGGTCGAAGGTCCACCTTGCGTCCGACTCGCGCGGTGATGTGGTGACAGGACCGCCGCCTTCAGAGCCAGTGCGGCATCCCATTTGCACCGGACGGACGCCTCGTTGAGCGGGAAGATCCTTTGAAAGGGAGCGTGAAAGCCATGGCCGGTATCCGCAAGCGCCTTCCTGCTGTCGCCGCTGCTTCGGCTGCGGCGGTCATTGCGGTCGCTGGGAGCATGGTGCTGCCAGCCGCCGCAGTCGCAGTCCCGAACCTGCTCTCGCAGCCGGACACGTGCAAGTCGGGGTATGTGTGGCGTGAGGCAACTGGCCCGGGGGATCACGTCTGCGTGACGCCCGGTGTTCGCGCCCAGGCTCAGGACGACAACGCCCATGCCGCGGATCGGCGGGTCAGTGCCAGCGATCCCACCTGCCTGTCGGGATATGTGTGGCGCGAGGCAACCGCCGATGACCTCGTCTGCGTCACCCCCGGCACCCGAGCGCAGGCAAAGGACGACAACGCCCACGCCGCCAGCCGCGTACAAGAGAGTGCACAGAGCTCGGACACGTGCAAGTCGGGGTATGTGTGGCGTGAGGCAACTGGCCCGGGGGATCACGTCTGCGTGACGCCCGGTGTTCGCGCCCAGGCTCAGGACGACAACGCCCATGCCGCGGATCGGCGGGTCAGTGCCAGCGATCCCACCTGCCTGTCGGGATATGTGTGGCGCGAGGCAACTGCCGATGACCTCGTCTGCGTCACCCCCGGCACCCGAGCGCAGGCAAAGGACGACAACGCCCACGCCGCCAGCCGCGTACAAGGGAGCTGAACGGGGTCGCGCATCACCGCGATCCCCTACCAGGGCCGGACCGGCCGTCAGCGGTCTGTCAGCGGGGTGTTCGGGGCTTGTCAGGGGGCGGCTCCATGGTGGCGACGTCACCAGGCAAGCACCGAGAGAACGAGGTCTCCCCGATGAACGCCGTCGCCGCCCTGCAGCTCCTGATCGCCGTCGCCTTCCTGAGCATCCCCGTCGTGCGCAGCCGCTACGGCGCCCGTGCCCAGGCCGCCGTCGAGGCCGAGTTGGGGCGGCAGGGGGTGCGCACCAGCGTCATGGCCGAGAACGGCATGCGGCTCGACGCCGGCGGGCACGAGACCTGGGCCCCCGTCGGGATCGCGGCAGCAATGGCCCTGCCCGCCGTGCTCCAGGTCGCCGGTAGCTCGTGGACCGGGACGGTGTCCTGGGTCGTCCAGCCGCTCGTCGTCCTCGTGAACTGCGTGATCCTCTACTCGAACCTGACCGCCGTGCCGTCCGTGACCGCCGCCTTCGCCAAGTCCGGGGACGCCGAACTGCAGCGCATCGACGTCAGGTCCATGCTCCGGGCCGCCGAGGACGGCTTCCCCGACTGGGTGATGCCGTACCTCCAGAACCTCCGGCACCTCGTCGTCTTCGCCGGCTCGATCGCCGTACTCGTCCTGCTCGCCGCCAACTGACGCCGGGCCTATACGAAAAGGGCCGGCCTCCGATCCCGCAAGGGGAGGGGAGGCCGGCCCGTTCCGGCGCGGTCAGCGGCTGACGGTCAGCGGCCGGTGGTCAGCCCTTGCTGACCGCCCACAGGATCTCCGGGAGCTTGCGCGCCACCGTCGGGGCCGCGAGCCGCAGGCCCGTCCAGGTGGCCAGTGCGCCCCAGGCCACCCCCAGCGGGAGCACGATCCAGGAGATGTCCTGGTGGTCACCCACCTTGAGCCAGATCGTCAGGGCGATCACCGGGGCGGAGATCACCGCCGAGGCCAGCAGCCCGGCGAAGATGCCCGCCCAGGCGAGCCCGGCCTGTCCCGGGACGACGTTCTTGAAGGCGCCGTCCGACGGGATCGAGTACGGGAAGCGGGCCGAGGCCAGTGCCCCCGTGCAGAGCATCGAGCCCAGCAGGGCCAGGGCCAGGCCCGTGGCCGCCGGGAAGGCGGACCAGTCGCCGAGCACCGCGGCCGTGATCACCATGACCAGGACCGTGTACGGGACGGTGACCAGGGCCAGCGAGGCGGCCCGCGCACGCAGTTCCACGTACGCGTCGCGCGTGGAGGAGATGGTCTGCGCGACCATCCAGAACGCGGAGGTGTCCTGGCCGAACTGGTTGTACATCTGCATGCCGAGCATGCCCGCGCCGAAGCAGCCGAGGTAGACGGACCCCGTGCCCTGGAGGGCGTTGAAGACGGGGATGATCAGGCCGATCGCCAGCGCGGTCACCCAGGACGCCTTGGTCTTCGGGTCGCGCACGGCGTAGCGCAGCGTGCGCTGCATGGTCGCGCCCGTCCGGCCGGCGGGGAGCAGGGACGACAGGCCGCCCGCGCCGCGGTCCTTGGCCGGCCGGGCCGCCGCGAGGGTCGAGCCGTCCGGTGTGACCATCAGCCGGGTCAGGCTCCGCTCCCAGAACCACAGGAGGGCGGCCACGGCGGCCAGGGTCAGGGCCAGTTGGGCGGCCGCCACCCCGTACGCGCCCTCGCTCGCCGAGTCCACCATGCCGACGGCGGTCGCCGGCGGCAGCCAGCGCACCACGGCCTCGGCCGGCTCCAGCGTGGTGAGGCCGCCCGCCTGGAAGAGGCGCTGACTGCCGAAGTTGGCCAGCTGTCCGCCCACCGCGATCAGCAGACCGCTGAGGATGGCCATGTCCCGCCCCTTGCGGCTGCTCAGCAGCCGCACGTTGGCCGTGGCCACGGCCCGCGCGAGGGTCACGCAGCCGAGCACCAGCAGGGGCGCGGCCACCACGGCGGCCACCGCGCCGGCGGCGCCGCGCGCGACGGCCAGTACGGAGCCGATGGCCAGGCACAGCGTGAACAGCGGCCCGATGCCGACCAGGGAGGAGGCGAGGAGGGCCCGGACGAGAGGACGCGGGCGCAGCGGCAGCATGACCAGCCGGCTCGGGTCGAGGGTCTCGTCCCCGGTGGGGAAGAACAGCGGCATGAAGGCCCAGCCGAGGGCCAGGATCGCGGCCAGCAGGACGACGACCGTGCCGGCGTGGGCGTTCCCGTGCAGCAGGGCCAGGCCGAGCGTCACGAAGAAGCCGACGACCAGGGCGAAGGCGAGCGACGAGAAGTAGGCGGCCTTGCGCTTGGAGGAGCCCTTCAGCCCGTTGCGCAGCAGCGACAGCTTGAGGCGGACGAAGACCGGGGTCAGCGGGACCGATGCGACGGACGAGGCTCCGGTGGTTCCGGTGGACCGGGTGGACCCGGTGGCGGGAGTGGTCACGGTGCCGGCCGGGCCGGCGGCCGGGTTGGCGGGCGAGGTCATCGCGATCCCGCCCCGGAGCCGCCGCCGAGCCACTCCAGCGAGTCCCCGGCCGCGTCGCGCCCGTGCGCGCCGACCAGTTCGAGGAAGGCGGCCTGCAGCGAGGGCGCGGAGCCCCGTACGTCGGCCAGCGGGCCCGCGGCGCGGATCCGGCCGGCGGCCATCACGGCCACCCAGTCGCACAGCGACTCGACGAGCTCCATCACGTGGGAGGAGAAGATGACCGTGGCGCCGGAGGTCGTGTACCGCTCCAGCACCCCGCGGATGGTCTGCGCCGACACCGGGTCGACGCCCTCGAACGGCTCGTCCAGGAAGAGCACTTCGGGGTTGTGCAGCAGCGCCGCCGCCAAGCCGATCTTCTTGCGCATACCGGTCGAGTAGTCCACGACCAGCTTGTGCTGCGAGCCCGCGAGGTCGAGGACGTCCAGCAGCTGCGTCGCCCGCTTGTCGGTCTCCTCGCCCGGGAGCCCGCGCAGCCGGCCCATGTAGCCCAGCAGTTCGCGTCCCGACAGCCGCTCGAAGAGCCGCAGGCCCTCGGGCAGTACGCCGATCCGCGCCTTCACCTCGGTCGGGTCGGCCCACACGTCGTGCCCCGCGACGTGGACCCGCCCCAGGTCCGGGCGCAGCAGCCCGGTCACCATCGACAGCGTGGTCGTCTTGCCCGCGCCGTTGGGGCCCACCAGACCGATGAACTGTCCCGCGGGCAGCTCCAGGTCGATCCCGGCGACGGCCACCTGGTCGCCGAACCGCTTCCACAGACCTTCCACCCGCACGGCGGGCGGCGCGGACCGCGCGCCACCCGTTCCGTACGGTCCACCCGTCGCATCGCCCTGGTTCGGCATGCGCCTGCCTCTCATTACGTCCCCGTTGGTCGTTCCTTCTTCACCATAAGAGGAGGGGGAGAGGCCTGAGCAGTTACTTATGTCATCAGTTTTCGCCCTGATTCCGCAGGCGCGGAGGGCGAGTTCGGGGGTCGGCGTCAGCCCTGGTGGCGCTTGCGTTCCGCCGCGGCCTCGCTGCCGCACGCGTACGCCAACGCGTCGATCAGCTCCTCCGTGTCCGGCAGCCACCGGTTCGCCGGCGTGGGCCGCCGCGCCCACTGGACCGAGCCCCGGCCGCCGAAGCGGGTGGGCGGCGCCGCGACGTACTCGCCCTCGCCCCGCGCCACCAGGTCGATCGTGGCGGCCGGCCAGCCCAGCTTGCGCACCAGGTCGGGCACCTTGACGCCGGCGCCCGGCAGGACGAAGAACAGCATCCGGTGGTCGGGCGTGAGGGTGACCGGCCCGAGGGTGCGCTCCATCCGCTCCAGCCGTGCCAGTGCGAGGAACCCGGCCGATTCGGGCACGTCCAGCGCGTCGAACGTGCGGCCCGTCGGGAGCAGGATCGAGGCCTGCGGCTGCTTCGCCCAGATCCGCCGGACCTGCACCGCGCTGCCGGTGACCTGTGCCGCCCAGTCCTCCACCGTCGGGTGCGCGCCGGGAGCCGGGCAGTCCGTCGCCCCGCAGGAGCACAGCTCGCGGCCGTCCGCGGGCTCCAACCAGGTGCCGGCGAAGACGTCCCAGTGCCGTTCTTCCGCGTACCGCACGGCATGGTCCAGCAGTTGCTCGCCGCGCTGCTTGGGGATGGGTGCGCTCTCCGTGACTGCGATGGTCTCTTCCACGCCCATCACAACTCCTCGGTTCACCCGGGGTTACGGGCGTAAACCCGGCGGCGGGCGGAGCATCGATCCTGCATACGGGGCGCACTGATGCACGCGTGGGGGCGCGTAGGAGGCCGGAGCGCCGGAGTTGGGTAGCGACACGACGCAGAGCGGAAGATTCTCCGCACATCAGGCGGGAAGTGATCATTCCAACGGATCACCCGCGGTCAGCAGGGGGTTTTCATGGCAGCCAGGCCTCTCGTCGCCCGCCAGCCGAACGAACGGCTGCAGGCGCTCATCCAGGAAGCCGGGTGCTCCAACGCCGGGCTCGCTCGGCGCGTGAACATGTGCGGGGCCGAGCACGGCCTCGATCTCCGCTACGACAAGACCTCCGTGGCCCGGTGGCTGCGCGGCCAGCAGCCGCGCGGCCGGGCTCCCGGGATCATCGCCGAGGCGCTCGGGCGCAAACTCGGCCGGACCGTCACCATCGACGAGATCGGCATGGCCAACGGGAAGAACCTCGCCTCCGGCGTCGGCCTGCAGTTCTCCCCGACCGTCGTCGGCGCGATCGAGCAGGTCTGCGAGCTGTGGCGCAGCGACGTCGGCCGCCGGGACTTCCTCGCGGGCTCCAGCGTGGCCGCCTCCGCGCTCGTGGAGCCGAGCCGCGACTGGCTGATCACCGGGGCCGACACCCAGGTCGCCCGCAGCGGCGGCTCGCGGGTCGGCATGCCGGACGTGGAGGCGGTCCGGGCGACCACCGAGGCCCTCAAGGACCTCGACCACCGCTTCGGCAGCGGGCACGTCCGGCCGGTGGTCGTGCACTACCTCAACTCGGTGGTGTCCGGGCTGATCGGCGGCTCCTACCGGGAACCCGTCGGGCGGGCCCTGTTCGCGTCGGTGGCCCGGCTGACGGAGCTCGCCGGCTACATGGCGGTGGACACGGGCCAGCCGGGCCTGGCCCAGCGGTACTACATCCAGGCGCTGCGCCTCGCCCAGGCGGCGGGGGACCGGGCGTACGGGGGCTACGTGCTCGCGGCGTCCATGAGCCACCTCGCCGCCGAACTGGGTAACCCGCGGGAGATCGCGCAGCTGGCGCGGGCCGCCCAGGAGGGGACGCGGGGGCAGGTCACCCCGCGGGTCGAGGCCATGTTCTACGCGGCCGAGGCGCGCGGCCACGCGCTGCTCGGGGACGCCCGGGCGACGGCGGTGCTGTCCGGGCGGGCGGTGAGCGCGCTGGAGCGGGCGGAGCCGGAGTCGGGTGACGACCCGGTGTGGATCCGCCACTTCGACGCGGCGTACCTCGCGGACGAGCTGGCGCACTGCCACCGCGACCTGGGCCAGGCGGACGCGGCGGCCAGGCGGGCGGAGGAGGCCCTACGGGGCCTGCCGGCGGGCAAGGCGCGCCGCCGGGCCATCGGGCTGCTGCTGCTGGCGGCGGCGCAGGTGCAGCAGCGGGAAGTGGAACAGGCCTGCCTGACGGCGACGCAGGCGGCGGAACTGCTGGAGGGGCTCCGCTCGAACCGGGGCGTGGAGTACCTGGACGACTTCCGGGCGCGGCTGGAGCCGTACCGGGAGGAGGCGGCGGTGCGGGAGTTCGCGGCGCGGCTGGAGGTGACGGCGTAGGGGGCGTCCTGCCGGTCGGGGCCGGACCGGGTTCGGGGTGCTCTCACGGTGGCGGTGCGTGACGGGGTAGCGTGACCTGACGGTTCCGTACGGTCGGGCTAGTCGGAGAAGGAGTCCCGGTGACGCAGAGCGGACAAGGGGGCGCCCCCCAGCCGGGTGCCCCGTGGGGTCCGGACCCGGCCTCCGGATACCCGGCGTACCCGGAGCAGCCCCAGCAGCCCCAGCAGCAGCCCGGGGCCGCGTACGGATACCCGCAGGCCTATCCCGACCCGCAGGCCTACCCCGGCCCGGAGGCCGCGCCCGGGCACGTGGTGGGGCCCGGCTACGAGGGGCCGGGGGATCCGCACGGCTACGGCTACCCCCCGCTGCCCGAGGCGGCGACGCAGTACATTCCGCCGGTCCCGGGCGGTCCCGGCCACGACGAGGCGGCCACGCAGTACATTCCGCCGGTCCCGGGCGGTCCCGGCCACGACGAGGCGGCCACGCAGTACATTCCGCCGGTCCCGGCCGGTCCCGGCCACGACGAGGCGGCCACGCAGTACATTCCGCCGGTCCCGGCCGGTCCCGGCCACGACGAGGCGGCCACGCAGTACATTCCGCCGGTCCCGGCCGGTCCCGGCCACGACGAGGCGGCCACGCAGTACATCCCGCCGGTCCCGGCCGCTCCCGGCCACGGCGAGGCGGCGACCCAGTACATCCCGCCGGTCCCGGCGGCCCCCGGGCACGGCGAGGCGGCGACGCAGTACATACCGCCCGTCCCCGCCGACCGTGCCGTAGACGGGTTCGACGGGCTCTTCCGGGGCGACGACTCCGCCGGGCAGACCCAGCACCTGCCGCCCGTCCAGGAGCCCGTGCTGCGCCAGCCGCCGCGCCGCCCCCGTCCGGCCCGCCCGCAACAGCCCCAGTACCAGCAGCAGCCCCAGCACCAGCAGCAAGCCCAGTTCCAGCAGCCGCACCCGCAGCAGCAGTACGCCGCGCCCCCGCCGCCTCAGGAGCCCGCGCGCAAGGTCTCGCCCGCGATCATCGGCGCGGTGGTCATCGGCCTGGCCGTCGTCGGGCTCGGCGTCGGTGCGCTGCTCGCCGACGGCAAGCCGCAGAACAACGACCCCGGCGCGGTCGCCGGAGCCCCGACCGCGAGCGGCGGCTCCGCGGCCCCCGGCGGCGAGGCCCCCGTCGACCCGGCCCGTTCGCAGGCCGTCCAGCTGGACAAGCTCCTCGCGGACAG
Coding sequences within:
- a CDS encoding metal-dependent transcriptional regulator encodes the protein MSGLIDTTEMYLRTILELEEEGVVPMRARIAERLDQSGPTVSQTVARMERDGLVAVASDRHLELTEEGRRLATRVMRKHRLAECLLVDVIGLEWEQVHAEACRWEHVMSEAVERRVLELLRHPTESPYGNPIPGLEELGEKAEADPFLEDGMVSLSELDAGTEGKTVVVRRIGEPIQTDAQLMYTLRRAGVQPGSVVSVTESPGGVLVGSGGEAAELDVEVASHVFVAKR
- a CDS encoding alpha/beta fold hydrolase, coding for MVQRVDVTGAEGVRLAAWEFREAEAEPDTRPGALLLHGLMGRAFHWAGTARWLRERRRVVALDQRGHGQSARPPAAPDGTPTSLGREAFVADAEAAVEQLGLAPVTLIGHSMGALTAWQLAARRPDLVEAVVICDMRASALGAASQQEWEDWFHHWPLPFPTQDAARRWFGEDDPRVERPDPGRGAFFAEVMHEASDGWRPVFSRRQMLTARETWVHDAHWEELAQVRCPTLVVRGLDGELGRAEAQEMVRVLPAGQYAEIPDAGHYLHYDQPTAWREVLEPFLDGIKAEAP
- a CDS encoding HAD family hydrolase gives rise to the protein MNHPIELVIFDCDGVLVDSERIAVRVDALVLAELGWNLTEAEIVDRFMGRSSQSMTEEIEAHLGHGLPADWEEEFKPLYRDALAAELTPVPGIVDALDALTHLPTCVASSGSHDKMRFTLGITGLYQRFEGSIFSATEVEHGKPAPDLFLHAAQQMGVAPEACAVVEDSQYGLQAARAAGMRAFAYAGGMTPARRLEGPDTVIFDDMRKLPDLLTDS
- a CDS encoding transporter, which produces MTSPANPAAGPAGTVTTPATGSTRSTGTTGASSVASVPLTPVFVRLKLSLLRNGLKGSSKRKAAYFSSLAFALVVGFFVTLGLALLHGNAHAGTVVVLLAAILALGWAFMPLFFPTGDETLDPSRLVMLPLRPRPLVRALLASSLVGIGPLFTLCLAIGSVLAVARGAAGAVAAVVAAPLLVLGCVTLARAVATANVRLLSSRKGRDMAILSGLLIAVGGQLANFGSQRLFQAGGLTTLEPAEAVVRWLPPATAVGMVDSASEGAYGVAAAQLALTLAAVAALLWFWERSLTRLMVTPDGSTLAAARPAKDRGAGGLSSLLPAGRTGATMQRTLRYAVRDPKTKASWVTALAIGLIIPVFNALQGTGSVYLGCFGAGMLGMQMYNQFGQDTSAFWMVAQTISSTRDAYVELRARAASLALVTVPYTVLVMVITAAVLGDWSAFPAATGLALALLGSMLCTGALASARFPYSIPSDGAFKNVVPGQAGLAWAGIFAGLLASAVISAPVIALTIWLKVGDHQDISWIVLPLGVAWGALATWTGLRLAAPTVARKLPEILWAVSKG
- a CDS encoding ABC transporter ATP-binding protein; protein product: MPNQGDATGGPYGTGGARSAPPAVRVEGLWKRFGDQVAVAGIDLELPAGQFIGLVGPNGAGKTTTLSMVTGLLRPDLGRVHVAGHDVWADPTEVKARIGVLPEGLRLFERLSGRELLGYMGRLRGLPGEETDKRATQLLDVLDLAGSQHKLVVDYSTGMRKKIGLAAALLHNPEVLFLDEPFEGVDPVSAQTIRGVLERYTTSGATVIFSSHVMELVESLCDWVAVMAAGRIRAAGPLADVRGSAPSLQAAFLELVGAHGRDAAGDSLEWLGGGSGAGSR
- a CDS encoding bifunctional DNA primase/polymerase encodes the protein MEETIAVTESAPIPKQRGEQLLDHAVRYAEERHWDVFAGTWLEPADGRELCSCGATDCPAPGAHPTVEDWAAQVTGSAVQVRRIWAKQPQASILLPTGRTFDALDVPESAGFLALARLERMERTLGPVTLTPDHRMLFFVLPGAGVKVPDLVRKLGWPAATIDLVARGEGEYVAAPPTRFGGRGSVQWARRPTPANRWLPDTEELIDALAYACGSEAAAERKRHQG
- a CDS encoding transcriptional regulator, which translates into the protein MAARPLVARQPNERLQALIQEAGCSNAGLARRVNMCGAEHGLDLRYDKTSVARWLRGQQPRGRAPGIIAEALGRKLGRTVTIDEIGMANGKNLASGVGLQFSPTVVGAIEQVCELWRSDVGRRDFLAGSSVAASALVEPSRDWLITGADTQVARSGGSRVGMPDVEAVRATTEALKDLDHRFGSGHVRPVVVHYLNSVVSGLIGGSYREPVGRALFASVARLTELAGYMAVDTGQPGLAQRYYIQALRLAQAAGDRAYGGYVLAASMSHLAAELGNPREIAQLARAAQEGTRGQVTPRVEAMFYAAEARGHALLGDARATAVLSGRAVSALERAEPESGDDPVWIRHFDAAYLADELAHCHRDLGQADAAARRAEEALRGLPAGKARRRAIGLLLLAAAQVQQREVEQACLTATQAAELLEGLRSNRGVEYLDDFRARLEPYREEAAVREFAARLEVTA